A single Danio rerio strain Tuebingen ecotype United States chromosome 17, GRCz12tu, whole genome shotgun sequence DNA region contains:
- the tdh2 gene encoding L-threonine dehydrogenase 2 (The RefSeq protein has 2 substitutions compared to this genomic sequence), which yields MLSGVRLCVRSLCNGRMARGMSLSPRQVNRWPSSESSEPPTDSPRVLITGGLGQLGVGLAQMLRQQYGKENIILSDIRRPPTEVYNMGPFVYADVLDYKNLRELVVNNRITWLVHYSALLSAIGEANVALARTINITGLHNVLDLALENCLRLFVPSTIGAFGPSSPRDPAPDLCIQRPRTIYGVSKVHAELMGEYLHHKYGLDFRCLRYPGVVSAHTKPGGGTTDYAVQIFHDALSTGHHECYLRPNTRLPMMHISDCHRATIEFMQAPESCLSLRTYNIAAMSFTPGEVAEEIRKLLPHLRVTYNPDAIRQKIADSWPVRFDDSNARQDWGWKPAFSLSELVTDMLASIREKRTNAGLPVS from the exons ATGCTGTCAGGTGTCCGGTTGTGTGTCCGCTCGTTGTGTAACGGCCGGATGGCTCGCGGAATGAGTCTGTCTCCGCGTCAGGTCAATCGATGGCCGAGCAGCGAGTCCTCCGAGCCTCCGACGGACAGTCCTCGAGTCCTCATCACAG GTGGCCTGGGACAGCTTGGAGTTGGATTAGCACAAATGCTGAG GCAGCAGTACGGAAAGGAAAACATCATCCTGTCGGACATTAGGAGGCCTCCCACTGAGGTTTATAACATGG GTCCGTTTGTATACGCTGATGTGCTGGACTACAAAAACCTGAGGGAGCTGGTAGTGAATAACAGAATCACCTGGTTGGTGCATTATAGCGCATTGCTCAGTGCTATCGGGGAAGCTAACGTGGCTCTCGCCCGCACCATCAACATCACAG GTCTGCATAATGTGTTAGATCTGGCTCTGGAGAACTGCTTGCGGCTGTTTGTACCCAGTACCATCGGAGCGTTCGGCCCTTCATCTCCCCGTGATCCAGCCCCTGACCTCTGTATTCAGAGACCTCGCACCATTTATGGTGTCTCCAAAGTCCACGCAGAGCTGATGGGGGAA TATCTACACCATAAATATGGCCTGGATTTCCGATGCTTGCGATACCCAGGAGTTGTTTCTGCCCACACGAAGCCAGGAGGAGGCACTACCG ATTATGCTGTCCAGATCTTTCATGATGCCCTCAGCACTGGCCACCATGAATGCTACCTGCGTCCCAACACTCGGCTCCCCATGATGCACATCTCTGACTGCCACAGGGCCACCATTGAATTCATGCAGGCTCCTGAAAGCTGTCTTTCGCTACGCACGTACAACATCGCAGCCATGAGCTTCACACCTGAAGAAGTGGCTGAAGAGATCCGCAAACACCTGCCCCACCTGAGGGTCACATACAACCCTGATGCCATCCGGCAGAAGATTG CAGACAGCTGGCCAGTGCGGTTTGATGATTCTAATGCTCGTCAGGATTGGGGCTGGAAGCCTGCATTCAGTCTGTCAGAGCTGGTCACAGACATGCTGGCCTCCATCCGCGAAAAGAGAACCAATGCTGGACTACCTGTCAGCTAG